The genomic segment TGCACAAAAGTGGAAATAAGTGTACAGTGCAAACATACTTAAAGGATTTCCTCACAAGTTTAACATCCCAACTGGACCTACAATTCAGACTTTGGAGACCGTATCTTCCCTTCTTTGATTAAATGAACCTTTGAGCAGTCGCTTGACATTTGGGATtgacaaaaatcaaaaataaaataaaaacagcattaCGAGACAAACACATGAGgtaacaaacatttttacaaaaactAAACAAGTAGATTTGTCGTGTCAACGTTTCTTAGTAACCATGATTTTGGCAAACCTCTTTTCATTTCCATATCATATAAActaccaaattaaaaaattacaaataaaatttaaatgtgGTTTTCTAGTCTGGACATTCACTGCGACATCTTAATTTCTAATTGTGATTCCTATATAATATCAGttataattgtcaatttgtctTATTGTTATTATGGTATAGTAGAGTATTTAATAATGATATCTTTAACTCTCTCggtttttgtaaacaaacaagactCCACCCACTGGGCGAGTCGTCTCTTGTGGTTGGACAGTCCGCTCCTTGCCTTTCAACTGTTTATAATTCATCCTTCATGGGGGACTCCGTGtcttcatcctcttcctcttcgtcctcctcgtTCTCCTCCTCGCCATCTTCGTCCTCCTCatccttttcttcctcctcatcatcgTCCTTCGACTCGTCTTTCCTCTGGTTGTCCTCTTCCTCACGCAGCTTTCGCTCCTCCGCATCTTGGGTGTCCTTCATTTCCTTCTCGGCATCCTGAttgggaattaaaaaaaaatgaatatttaggGTGGAAAATGTGGGGGCAAGGACAACAAAGTTTACATACCTTGGTTTTCCCCCACGTGTCGTCACCGACCTCCTCAGCCAGTTTTGGGTCATTGGTGATCAGGAAGTTGTCAAAGATGGTGCCAGATTTGACctacaacaaacaaaaggaatGTTAacgatatttttaaaaagtcaaaatttcaaatcaaatcttcAAATATGAATGTCAGTTTCTGCATCTTACGTTACCTGCCACAGGTCCAGTCCAATCACGCCAACGCTGTCATATTTGTAGATCTCGGAATCGGCGGTGTACTCTGGGTTGTCGATCTCGGGATGGATCCACTTTCCTTTGTAGGCGGAGTTGCTGATCTCTTTGGGCTTCCACTCGCCCTGTTTAACACAGCACACAGTTCATTAAACCACATCAAAACTAATTTCTTGGTCCACTGACACTTATTTTAGTGTCACTTTTTCAGCGTGCATGTAGCTTTAAAAGGCGGGGCCTGCGGTGATGAGTGACATGGGAGTGAGCCAATGAGAATGTTAGTTACTTGATTGATTGTTTCAGTCTGTCAGGTACCTTGTATTCAGGGTTAGCGATCATAGGAGGCTCCCATTCTCCATCCATCTCATCGTCCCAGTCGTCTGGCTTCTTGGCATCTGGGTCAGGAATGTTCTCAGCCTTGTCCCAGTCCTGTCAAACGAAACATGACATTAGTTAAATTCATCCTGGTGCTCTTCCAAGTGGCGGGCCCGCACTTGCCTCTGGTTTGGTATCGTCGGGATCAGGAATCTTCTCCCGGTCGTCCCAGTCCTCTGGTTTCTTGGCTTCGGGGTCCTTGATCTTCTTTGATGGCAGGAAGTCCCAGTCGTCCTCCAGGTTGCCAGACTCAACCTTCTTATTGTCGATTTTCACCTCGTACGTGTTGTCGGGGTTGACGATCAGCGTGTACAAGTGAGTAAATTCGTCATCCTGACAGGcgggggagaagaaaaaaaaaaatgttagacACGACTCACCTTTAAATGTATGCTGGAAACCTCCCACAGTGAAGCTTGAGGGTTGCAAATTTGGTTAGAGTTACAAAACACAACCACTCGATGACTCACTTTGCATCTGATGTCTTTGTTAACCAAATGATTCTTGCCCTTGTAGTTAAAGATTACGTGGACTTTCTTTGTGCCTGGTCCGCAAATATCAGGACCTGCGAACAGAAGACGTCTGCAATTCAACACACAACTCCGCTATGCACCCAACCCGATGGAGACCTGGATGAGCCCGCCGTACCAAACAT from the Syngnathus acus chromosome 4, fSynAcu1.2, whole genome shotgun sequence genome contains:
- the calr gene encoding calreticulin, with product MTALSLLFLAVSTACVLAESTVYFREQFEDGDAWKSRWEESKHKTDYGKFVLTAGKFYGDAEKDKGLQTSQDARFYAMSSRFDDFSNKGQPLVVQFTVKHEQSIDCGGGYVKVFPSDLKQEDMHGDSVYNIMFGPDICGPGTKKVHVIFNYKGKNHLVNKDIRCKDDEFTHLYTLIVNPDNTYEVKIDNKKVESGNLEDDWDFLPSKKIKDPEAKKPEDWDDREKIPDPDDTKPEDWDKAENIPDPDAKKPDDWDDEMDGEWEPPMIANPEYKGEWKPKEISNSAYKGKWIHPEIDNPEYTADSEIYKYDSVGVIGLDLWQVKSGTIFDNFLITNDPKLAEEVGDDTWGKTKDAEKEMKDTQDAEERKLREEEDNQRKDESKDDDEEEEKDEEDEDGEEENEEDEEEEDEDTESPMKDEL